A part of Aegilops tauschii subsp. strangulata cultivar AL8/78 chromosome 2, Aet v6.0, whole genome shotgun sequence genomic DNA contains:
- the LOC141041108 gene encoding uncharacterized protein has protein sequence MEKLKWRLQMKGFAGVSSDGLSGGLALYWDENLQVTVLDSCARYIDVRIVDGANDKTWRTTFVYGEPRVEHRHRMWSALSNLRAVSSDPWLVCGDFNEAMWQHEHFSRSQCPENQMLLFRDCLETCKLMDLGFSGAPFTYDNGQMGERNVRVRLDRACADEALRDLFPFAQVTRLATSCSDHAPLMIRLAHEEPMRTKISPRYEIMWEGHPGLGDVIAETWRKSKPRGHLGAVRDAMKEMMHKLWAWSKENFGHVITEIEKLWTELADVQLHGADRVAIRQKMYKLDELLYREEMLWL, from the coding sequence ATGGAGAAACTGAAGTGGAGATTACAAATGAAAGGTTTTGCTGGTGTTTCAAGTGATGGCCTCAGTGGGGGGCTAGCGTTATACTGGGATGAAAATCTGCAAGTAACGGTGTTAGACTCTTGTGCACGTTATATAGATGTGAGAATTGTCGATGGTGCTAATGATAAGACATGGAGAACTACCTTTGTGTATGGAGAACCACGGGTGGAACACCGTCATCGCATGTGGAGCGCTCTCTCAAATCTTCGAGCGGTGTCTTCAGATCCGTGGTTGGTATGTGGGGACTTCAACGAGGCTATGtggcaacatgaacatttttctcgGTCGCAATGTCCTGAAAATCAAATGCTCCTTTTCCGTGATTGTTTGGAGACATGCAAGCTCATGGATTTGGGCTTCTCTGGAGCCCCATTTACATATGATAACGGGCAGATGGGGGAGAGGAATGTGCGGGTAAGGCTAGACAGGGCATGCGCCGACGAGGCGTTGAGGGACTTGTTCCCGTTCGCGCAAGTCACACGCCTAGCCACTTCCTGCTCAGATCATGCCCCGCTGATGATACGGCTTGCACATGAGGAGCCAATGCGCACAAAAATCAGCCCGAGATATGAGATCATGTGGGAGGGGCATCCTGGGCTGGGCGATGTGATTGCTGAAACTTGGCGTAAGAGTAAACCGCGCGGACACCTCGGTGCGGTGCGGGATGCTATGAAGGAGATGATGCATAAGCTTTGGGCTTGGAGCAAGGAGAATTTTGGCCATGTGATTACGGAGATTGAAAAACTTTGGACTGAGTTGGCGGACGTGCAACTTCATGGCGCAGATAGAGTCGCCATACGTCAGAAAATGTACAAGCTAGATGAGCTATTATATCGGGAGGAGATGCTCTGGCTGTAG